The segment ATGAATTTATTCCAAAAGTCCGGCCAGTCGACTTCTCATATCGATCtatactttcttgcttcattgCGAGGCAAAAGATTTCAATATGTGGAAGATTGTTTCTGAACATAGAAGTTTAAAAAATGTGAACATGTCAGAGAAATAGTTTTCTAGCACAAAATCGTTTGAAGGGGCCAGCTcttgaattaaaaaaagaagttttaaaATTCACAAATCTTTTCTTAAAAAGGACAATACTGTACTtaaaatattttgtgtgtggtccTTTTTAAGTAAAGATTTGTGAATTTTGAAACTTCTTTTTTCACGTAAGAGCTGGAAATAAAAGTttacaaaatgtgaacatgtcaGAGAAATATTTCTCTGAAACAAATCTTATGAAGGTGCAAGCACTTATATTAAAAAAAGGGAGTTTTTAaatttacaatttttttcttttaaacaaaataataatgatgCCAATTAATTCTCAAGTCAATATGGTAACTGCCTGAAGATAACGTTGAAATTAAAACTATGAAATaatgagaaaaaaataacacaatCTGTGTGACGACAAAGCTTACATCAGTTGGAAAATAGATATGGAAGATTACACGAATATTAGGCCGAAGCAGTGGCAattaaaggaaagaaaaaatgcACGAAAGTCAATCTTAAATTCTGGAAGTTGACTCCTTTAACCAAATCGACGAGGCAATTCACGAGTTGTCAAATTATTATACTGATTTAAGAAAGTTACTTTTAGAATACAGACCTCAtagaattcatgttatgtttaCTCCATTGCCGGTCGACTAAATAAggtaaacataaaaaataagatCAATGAATTAAGTTAGgtaaaattaaagaaaataaataacaacataAGCCTATAGTAAAATAACACATTAAAATAGAGAAAACATTACATTGCATATCAGTTATTTAAATCTAGCAAATAGTTAACCAGGGACGcatgaaaaacacacacgaacTTCTACAAAAGCAAACTGCGGAGATGATTAAAAAGACGTCATCTTGAAACCTAATCAGCCAGAGGCGTTGCAGCTTGCAGGGATGGCAGCAGTGTTGGAGTCGACGAAGCCACAGACCTTGGTCACAGGGTTGAAGAAGAGAGAGGCAGGATAACACACTACTCGAGTGGCTTGCTGGTTGACACATCGGTAGTAGGCGTGGTGGTCGCATGGGTCGGGCAAGTAGTTGTCAGAGGCAGAGCAGGTGACTGTGGGGCCGGAGGTTCGTGTCGAGGCCTTGGCCTTCTTGATGCACGTGTAGTAACTCTGGGACCAGATGGTAGACGGCGCGCAGGCCTTCACCCAGGCTTTGCCCCACTCGTCACACTGGATGAACCTGCACATTACACCAGTCAAAGTATTAGCATGATTAGTTCATGTGGTGTAACTGCTTGAGTTGAAAGGTTATTAAGCTTTGTCCTAAATGCTGCAGAGTGACTGACTTTAAAAATAGTAAATAAGAACGATACTGTTTGGCACAAATTCTATCATATTTTTAAGCATCGTATGATTTGACAGAAATAATCAATACAGGAACTATCGATGATGATGTCTCTACATGTTATATAAACTCCAAGAGATCCGCAAGTACTGTCAATACGCTCGTAGCTATTAAACTAACATTTTCCGCAATGTTATGCATTAACTGTGCCTAGCATCCTACAGGCAGTTTCAATCACCTTTAACTGGAAATCATAACAGTTTGACAGGCATGAAAAGCAGGTATAGGTTATCTTCCCTTGATATATACTACCCGTCATATAAAaaaactaggcagatgcgtttgagtgcAGATCTTTTTGATGAGACCGTTTGTTTTAACACCAGTTATATGGAAAGCCATCCATTCCTCTATCATATTCAagaaacagattgagtttacatgaggtagtgtctaaacagtggaacctacaacacaggcACCCCCTAACATTTGCAGATTACATCAGTGTTTATTAGCATAAGAAGTTGATGTAGTGTAACTGCTCCAAAGGACACCAAGTACTACCAATACACTCGTAGCTACTGATCTGACATTTTCCGTGATTTTATATATCAAATGTGCCTAGCATCCTACAGGCACTTTCATTCTCGTGGAGATCACAAAAATGTTCTTCCCTTGATCTAGAACAAAATGGAAACAAGGACATCGCTTACGGTAATACTAAGATGAAAACAAATTCCATTGAAGAAAATCTTACCTTGGATGTCACGTATATTGATATTTTCTTGACCGATTTTAAGACAAATAGTAAAATACGTTCCTATTCAGAACACTAAAAAGGCTTACTTTGTTGCATCGGAGCTGTATGTTTGGTAGAATTCGTTGTTTGCCAAAGCCCTAACTGTGCAAGGGTTGCCAGCGTTGATTGGTCCTACGGGCGTATAACTGGTAGAGTTTGTAGAGTTACGATCCTGTACGTTGGCTTGTGGGTCGTTAGAGCCACCAGGGGAGGTAAATCCACACTCTCGTGTCTGGGTGTTGAAAGTGACGTCCCCCGGGCAAAGCGTAATGTAGTAGTTGCCCTTCAAGTCAcactgaaatgaaaaaaaaaattgttctgAACTCATGAAGTCAAAAGTAGGCGTTATTTCAGTGGCAACATTTACACTGAGTTGATACCATAGCAATTATACTTCAATGGTAAAAATATGGCACAGGTTTTATGCAGATCATTAGCAAGATATAATTCAACGATGCAAAGATGTAACCTAAGTTAATAAAACTAAAAGTAAGAGTTTATTCAATAGCTTAAACATGGCACTGGGTTTGATCAGCTAAAGTAGGCCTTAAGGCACTGGTCAAGCTGTCTCTGTAGATAAACGGAATTTCCCACTATTGATTCTTGCCACAAGACGTGTTATTTACAAGATGTATCATGCTCAATCAAAGTGTCAAACAGGGAACCACACATTCACAGTGACATTAGGCCAAGCATAATATCTTACCTGCAAGAACTTGGTGGGGTCATAGGGGTAGGGGTGTCTCAACAGACCCTTCTCCAGATTGCTGGTCGTGCATGGGTTGTCAACAGGGTAGACGGAATCCACTTCTACAAGAAAGACATTCATATCACTTAATTACTCCGTGCAGATTTCTGTCGAGTGCAATTTATCGGATTCGTCTTCTCATATAACACAAATCAATCAGAAACAACGCGTAGTCAACATGcctttaaaataaaataagaaaagAGATCTCACTTGCTTACTCACTTTCGACTAATTTATCAAAGAAATAGAAATAGAAATTATATAAGGGAAATAGAATgagaaaaaaattataaaaaaaaacagaaaaaaacaaatcaaaaaccaCACAAtacatacaaaacaaacaaacaaacaaacaaatagcactcacacacacacacacacacacacacacacacacacacacacacacacacacacacacacacacacacacacacacacacacacacacacacacacacacgctcgcacgcacacacggacgTAGCCGACATACCAAAAGAGACAGTAGTCAAATACATTTTCCAAAGAAAACAATCATGCAATCAAAAGTATATTATATACTATacatgttttaaaaacatgacAGTTTATGGACAACAGAAAACTGTAATTAATCAAGAATCATCCATCCTTACATCTATTCATCCATATACCAATGCTTCCCTCCATCCACCCATGCATCCATCATTACTCCGAGAACTCACTGTTGTCACACAGTTTTGCCTTGACGACGTCACTGTTTGTGCAGGGTCGACGAACACCATCCTCCTCACAGTAAACAGTGATATCTGAAGAAAGAAAATTAACCACAAAGAGCACGTTAATAAATGAGAATTGGTTGTTGTGCTCAATTACTTAACATGGTTTCTATGCAGTATTGTGTCTTGAACATAAAACCAAACCCCCGCTTCGCTTCCACTGCTACTAATGTTATTACTACTAAACTGAATAACAACTATTGCGACATTTCATGTTCCCCATGATTTAAAGACATTTAACGTGGCTATCTGGAACATTTTAATGTTAATAAAAGATTGATTTCACTGTAGCTCAAATAAGAATACCCACAAAATCGACACGACAAGTACAAATTTAAAATCAACGGAAATTCACAAAAGGCAAAACTCTGGCAGTCTCTGCTACTATTACTTCTACAAGAACAACTATTACTGCTGCTataatcacacacatacattttgtTATCAAGCTTATGTCCGGGTACAGTGGATTAATCATTTTACCTTCTTCTTTCTCAtatgaaatccaaaaacagattgCTAACGTCGATAaatcttcattcttcatttttaaaaattctttctCATATGTACTACATGTATTACTATTAATTACTACCACTAGTGCTACCAAAGTGGTATCTCTGATGGAATGACGCCTTCGGGACCAGGAAAGAGTATCTTTATTTTGCAGATTGCTTTTCATCAGAGAAATTCTTCAATTAAATTAACAACAAGTGTCCATTATTTGGAGACTTACTATCATCGGAGAGACTTTATAAGGGCAACTTTGCTTCTACTGCTAATTTTGCTGCTACAACTGCTGCGGCTGCTGCTGCTTCTATTACTAGTTCTACTATTACTAATACCAATAAAATATTACTCCAAAGTTAACATACCTTTCTTTGGGACCACTCCCAGAGTCCAGGTGTAGTTCTTGCAGTTCCTAAGGGCAGCAGCGGAGGCAGGCAGGCGTGTTCCGATCACTGTGATGTACAGCGTAGTTCCGCTTGGCAGAGTGTCCGTAATGGTCAGTGTGGCCGGGGCGTCAGGTGTTGCGCGGTAACGGTCATCATGAACAGCCGGACCAGGCTTGGGGTCAGTGGTGGACACGTAGATGTCCAGGATTCCACAGGACGTCGAAGCTTCCTGTGGAACAGAAAAATGAGAGGTGACGCCAAAGGCAGAGTCCTTCCCGCGTAGACAATTGGGGTCACCATAtcagatctgttcaggctttcACTTGGGTtaagaccatctctccatttggacacataccgaacATCAACTGCCAGCAGCTTTCTATGCAGGGAGGTGGGGGGTATATGTTCGCACATTAATTTCATAACTGACACCAGTGTCGATCCGCCAAACTTAATTCACAACAACAAGTGTGACCGTTCACTGGGAGCACCTAGGCAGTTGATCTttgtaatgtgtccaagttggggggggggggggggatcttgtTATTGTGTGTGCAAGAGATGGTTGGActtttgaattttgttgttgtttgtgtttggtCGTGTTTTTTTGACCATCCGACAATGGAAAGCACTCAAAAAATCCCATACATACAATGAATGAACCTGCTATTACTCGAGCTCTCGAGTAAAAGCCCGAACAGATCTGAAATAGTGCCCGAGGGGAAGCTTGGCTTTAACTCCTGCGTGTCTAAGGGCAGTTGCGGAGTTGATCAAGCCAATGAAGTTGGCTTTGTAATACCGTCCAAGCTTTGATTAGGCACCTGCGATGCCAGCTGGGTTCTTCCAATCAAAAGACACCTCCTAGTACTGGACACCTTCAAATGCCCATGTCTATTAACCTGACCACAACAGATCTGCCTTGAAATGCCATGTGCAATGTAGCAACTCATTTTGATGGTCACAGGGGGTGTAGGGGCTTCCATCACAGATACGATACCATGCACTATGCCATACTCGCTATATACATCGGTAGTGACAGATTGTTATCTTCTGCGCAAGTAGACAATGTATGGGTATCATATTCTCGCAAATGTAATCATATTTTATATGAATACAAGAGAGCTCGAGTAATAGCAGGTCCATTCATTGTATCTATGGGATTTCTTGAGGGCTTTCCATTGTCGGATGGTCAAAAAACacgaccaaacaaaaacaacaacaaaattcaaaagTCCAACCATcttttgcacacaaaaacagaaaacaaagagctcttctgtgtgtgtctctctctctctctctctctctctctctctctctctctctctctctaaatcaaCCTGCTACTTACAATGGTTTTATTGTCCCTTGGTACTCTGGTGTCTGCTGTTGTTTCTGTTGGGAACGTCCCCGTCACATTCTGGTCTTTTGTGAACTTTATGTTGGCTGAACAAAATCATAACTGTGTTGCATGAGAAAAGTAGGACgatcaagaagaacaagaacaggaACAATCAGACacaaaataagaagaaaaaagccGAAAAGGAAACGCAGACAACAAAGAGAGGGGAGAaacaagacaaagctagagggGGAGGTTGCATGTGTGGTGCAAGCGGGAAAGACTAGGACgataagaagaaaacaagtcgcgtaaggcgaaattactacatttagtcaagctgtcgaactcactggATGAAACTGatcgcactgtattttttcaccaagacagtacagcttcgtcaatccccgcgtgaaggaaatcgctcacctcccacgtgcaaaacgtagtgatattgacacgccagattagcgcggtagcgtattgtgctaagcaggaaagcgcgcttttctgtattcttgttaacattctgagcttgttttgaatacaacctatcatatctatatgtttttggaatcaggaaatgataaagaataagatgaaatcatttttggatcgatttcttaaattttaatcgtaagactaattaatctattttcgttaattgtgatcacattttaagagtaaacatgacatatgtaaaAAGAAGTTAGAGGAAGAGGAAGGATAGCAATGATCGTGAGAAATAAGATAACAGAGGGGGTAAAATGAGAAGCACAGAAGCAGACgaaatagaagaagaagaagaagaagaagaagaagaagaagaagaagaagaagaagaagaagaagaagaagaagaagagggccAGGAATGAaggacaaaacaagaacaaaaggaCGAGGAAGATGAAAACAGCATCGATCCAGTGTGAAAACTATAGATAGTTCAACAAGATAGAGTTTAATAAAACAGATAACACGCAACAACTTTCATTTTGACCGTAAATATTCACCTTCACAAGCACTCTTCTGAATGCCATCCCGGATGGCCTGAATGTGGTCAAAGGAAGACAAGGTCAGCACGTGCGAACAAATTGGGTCACTGGCCGCTGCCCGTAGTTCCCTCAGATTGTAGCCACCCACCCCGACAGCGAACACCGTGGTGCCCAGATCCTGTTCAGCACCATCATAAACGTGAAACGCTTATGTTAGTATTAATTTATGCTGTTGTGTTGAATCGATTTGCATTACATTGCAGAATATTGTATCGTTTTATATCATATTGTTTTTGTTGCGTTTTATTGTATACGTGCTATTGCAAGGATAGGCAGATCAATCTGTTGCAAGCACGTCCCCTGTCCCTTTTCCTCTACCtgtgtgcctgtttgtctgtctgtttgtctgcctctctctctctctttctccctctctctgtccctctttctccctctctgtctctctttctctctctctctctctctctctctctctctctctcacgccctcccccaccctaacgccccctacacacacacatgcatattgAGATTGGAAGGCACAGTTCCATCCCAGACAACCTAAAAGTATCTTGTCAACTGCACTGGTTGAcaagataaacaacaacaaaagagttGATGCAACTATACCTTCAGCGACTGCGCAGACTGATGTGTAGCATCAAAGTCATTCGACTGGCCATCAGTGACAAGCACAACCACCTTCTTGGCATCACTTCTGGCACCAGCAGATGAACTGTACAGTGTAGTCGCCGCTTGGTTCAGTCCTAAGGCTGTGTTCGTCCCACCGCTCACTGTAATTACGAGGCATTTCATCAAAGGAAATTACTTTCTTGAATGTATATTTCACAGCATTCCTGGGGTTAAACAAGTATTTAAGTCTATTATGTTTGCCTTTTTTTCTCCAGAGATTACTGACTGGTTCACTCCCAAGGCTGTGTTTGTTCCACCGTCCTCTGTAATTACGAGGCATACTCTCTTAACGACTTTCTAGTGACATTATGCAGCATATTTGAGATACATATTTTCTTGACAGTATGTCAGTGACATGTATTATGATTATGTGTGATATTGTTATGTCAGTATCTCAATGAAAGTTTGTTTGATACATAAAATACTTTCTGAACTTATCCCAGTGACATTATGTATCATATGTGAAATATTATATAACGCTGACATATATACACGAGGGTCGACTGAGAAGTTCCGGGCTTGACTAGTAGGGACTTGAATGAG is part of the Littorina saxatilis isolate snail1 linkage group LG15, US_GU_Lsax_2.0, whole genome shotgun sequence genome and harbors:
- the LOC138949167 gene encoding uncharacterized protein — its product is MEISPTCVALVVASMLTLCQGQGQDTTKTPGAFGSSVVDAVVERIRSRCVFSEDRLFLRRVAQVVSRDGEDSATYRPNFNGGIWQVNETMFRATKACSTPDIQSACNYISSSFGIDWPAVTWSDLRKPLYSGLAAALSTLLTLGSRTMPGSITEQADLWVEMYGEQRETFINNADLATTYKCNSKMDLLFLLDSSGSVSSSDFQLMLKFAADVIDAMTISTESVLVAGISFSTSVQIHFDFNDYSTKAQARSKTLNINKVSGGTNTALGLNQAATTLYSSSAGARSDAKKVVVLVTDGQSNDFDATHQSAQSLKDLGTTVFAVGVGGYNLRELRAAASDPICSHVLTLSSFDHIQAIRDGIQKSACEANIKFTKDQNVTGTFPTETTADTRVPRDNKTIEASTSCGILDIYVSTTDPKPGPAVHDDRYRATPDAPATLTITDTLPSGTTLYITVIGTRLPASAAALRNCKNYTWTLGVVPKKDITVYCEEDGVRRPCTNSDVVKAKLCDNKVDSVYPVDNPCTTSNLEKGLLRHPYPYDPTKFLQCDLKGNYYITLCPGDVTFNTQTRECGFTSPGGSNDPQANVQDRNSTNSTSYTPVGPINAGNPCTVRALANNEFYQTYSSDATKFIQCDEWGKAWVKACAPSTIWSQSYYTCIKKAKASTRTSGPTVTCSASDNYLPDPCDHHAYYRCVNQQATRVVCYPASLFFNPVTKVCGFVDSNTAAIPASCNASG